In Drosophila miranda strain MSH22 chromosome Y unlocalized genomic scaffold, D.miranda_PacBio2.1 Contig_Y3_pilon, whole genome shotgun sequence, a single window of DNA contains:
- the LOC117194739 gene encoding uncharacterized protein LOC117194739 has translation MRPPNYAHYASREFQEWRGSCWRGSSVGLIAGFIGIKLLLFVAISRRRLIRRFRSRHWILHLETYLGPHKALHRSIGCRRPCRYPAHRPIWPLLLLYWRLLEPLLLLLQPIWF, from the exons ATGAGGCCTCCAAATTACGCCCATTATGCCTCAAGAGAGTTCCaggagtggcgaggcagctgctggaggggcagctctgtcggtttaatagcag GTTTTATTGGCATTAAACTTCTGCTATTTGTCGCAATCAGTAGACGCCGTTTAATCCGTCGCTTTCGGAGTCGCCACTGGATTCTCCATTTAGAAACCTACCTAGGTCCTCATAAGGCTCTTCATCGGTCCATTGGCTGTCGTCGTCCATGTCGATATCCGGCTCACCGTCCGATAtggccactgctgctgctgtattggcggctattggaaccgctgctgctgctgctgcagccaaTCTG GTTTTGA